From a single Bos indicus isolate NIAB-ARS_2022 breed Sahiwal x Tharparkar chromosome 11, NIAB-ARS_B.indTharparkar_mat_pri_1.0, whole genome shotgun sequence genomic region:
- the LOC109565815 gene encoding olfactory receptor 1L3-like, which yields MGMSNLTRLPEFILLGLSSRPEDQKPLFALFLIMYLVTLMGNLLIILAIHSDPQLQNPMYFFLSILSFADVCYTTVIVPKMLVNFLSEKKTISYAECLVQMYFFLVFGNMDSYLLAAMAIDRYVAICNPLHYVTVMNHGRCMLLLAFSTAFSCLHSLLHVLLVNQLTFCASNVIHHFFCDVNPVLKLACSSTSVNEVVATTEGGVSVMAPFVCIIISYLRILIAVLKIPSAAGKRKAFSTCSSHVTVVTLFYGSICCVYFQPLSSYTVKDGIVTVNYTVLIPMLNPFIYSLRNKGMKQGLEKLISRMKFQTNRLSTTNSNKIHGA from the coding sequence ATGGGGATGTCCAACCTAACAAGACTCCCTGAATTCATCCTCTTGGGACTCTCTTCTCGCCCTGAGGACCAGAAACCACTCTTTGCCCTCTTTCTTATCATGTACCTGGTCACTTTGATGGGAAATCTGCTCATCATCTTGGCTATCCACTCTGATCCTCAGCTCCAAAACCCAATGTATTTCTTCCTGAGCATCTTGTCCTTTGCTGACGTTTGCTACACAACAGTTATAGTCCCCAAGATGTTAGTGAACTTTTTATCAGAGAAAAAGACCATTTCCTATGCTGAATGTCTGGTGCAGATGTATTTCTTCCTAGTCTTTGGAAACATGGACAGTTACCTCCTGGCAGCCATGGCCATTGACCGCTATGTAGCTATCTGCAATCCCTTGCACTATGTCACTGTTATGAACCATGGACGCTGTATGTTGCTACTGGCCTTCTCCACagctttctcctgccttcactcccTCCTGCATGTCCTCCTGGTGAATCAGCTCACTTTTTGTGCATCAAATGTTATCCATCACTTTTTCTGTGATGTCAACCCAGTTCTGAAGCTAGCCTGCTCTTCTACCTCTGTCAATGAAGTTGTTGCCACGACAGAAGGAGGGGTTTCTGTGATGGCCCCATTTGTCTGCATCATCATCTCTTACCTGAGAATCCTCATTGCGGTCCTCAAAATTCCCTCAGCTGCTGGAAAAcgcaaagccttctccacctgcagcTCTCATGTCACTGTGGTGACTCTCTTTTATGGGAGTATTTGCTGTGTCTATTTCCAGCCATTGTCCAGCTACACTGTCAAAGATGGAATAGTAACGGTCAACTACACTGTGCTGATACCAATGTTGAACCCATTTATCTACAGTTTAAGAAACAAAGGCATGAAACAGGGCTTAGAGAAATTGATAAGCAGGATGAAGTTTCAAACGAATAGGCTTTCCACTACAAATTCCAACAAAATCCATGGAGCCTGA
- the LOC109565836 gene encoding olfactory receptor 1L1 translates to MGRTNITRPTEFILLGLSSRPEDQKPLFVMFLPIYLITMIGNLLIILTIRSDTRLQTPMYFFLSVLSFVDICYVTVIIPKMLANFLSKTKTISYGECLTQMYFFIAFGNTDSYLLAAMAIDRYVAICNPLHYITIMNHRRCVLLLVLSFCIPHLHSLLHILLTNQLVFCASNVIHHFFCDDQPVLKLSCSSHFVKEITVMTEGLAIIMTPFSCIIISYLRIFITVLKIPSAAGKYKAFSTCGSHLTVVTLFYGSISYVYFKPQSNYTVKDRIATVVYTILTPMLNPFIYSLRNKDMKQGLMKLMHRVKDQ, encoded by the coding sequence ATGGGAAGAACTAACATAACACGGCCCACAGAATTCATCCTCCTGGGACTCTCCTCTCGACCTGAAGATCAGAAGCCACTCTTTGTAATGTTTCTCCCCATCTACCTCATCACAATGATAggaaacctgctcatcatcctgaCCATCCGCTCAGACACTCGCCTCCAGAcacccatgtactttttcctgaGTGTCCTCTCCTTTGTTGACATCTGCTATGTGACTGTCATCATACCCAAGATGCTAGCAAACTTCTTATCAAAGACAAAGACAATCTCTTATGGTGAGTGTTTGACTCAGATGTACTTCTTTATTGCTTTTGGAAATACAGACAGTTACCTCCTGGCAGCCATGGCCattgaccgctatgtggccatctgcaaccCCCTCCACTACATCACCATCATGAACCACAGACGCTGTGTCTTGCTCCTGGTCCTCTCCTTCTGCATTCCACACCTCCACTCTCTCTTGCATATTCTCTTGACCAACCAACTCgtcttctgtgcttccaatgtcATTCATCACTTTTTCTGTGATGACCAGCCAGTGCTAAAATTGTCCTGTTCCTCCCATTTTGTCAAGGAAATCACAGTCATGACAGAAGGATTAGCCATCATAATGACCCCCTTTTCATGCATCATCATCTCTTATTTGAGAATTTTCATTACTGTTCTGAAGATCCCTTCAGCTGCTGGGAAGTACAAAGCATTTTCCACCTGTGGCTCTCATCTCACAGTGGTGACCCTGTTTTATGGAAGCATCAGCTATGTCTATTTCAAGCCCCAGTCCAACTATACAGTCAAAGATAGAATAGCAACAGTTGTCTACACCATATTGACTCCAATGCTAAACCCATTTATCTATAGCCTAAGAAACAAAGACATGAAGCAGGGCTTGATGAAACTCATGCACAGAGTGAAAGATCAATAA
- the LOC109565849 gene encoding olfactory receptor 1L4, whose amino-acid sequence MELKNDSSSTEDFILLGISSNPQMQKPLFAVFFVLYLVTLVGNGLIILAIHSDSRLHTPMYFFLSNLSFMDICFTTVIVPKMLVNLLSETKSISYVGCLVQMYFFMAFANTDSYLLASMAIDRLVAICNPFHYDVVMSPRRCLLLLLGSCTISHLHSMLRVLLMSRLSFCASHVIKHFFCDTQPVLKLSCSDTSSSQIVVMTETLAVIATPFLCILFSYLRIIITVLKIPSAAGKWKAFSTCGSHLTVVVFFYGSVIYVYFRPLSMYSVVKDRVATVMYTIVTPMLNPFIYSLRNKDMKRGLRKLRDRIHS is encoded by the coding sequence ATGGAGCTGAAGAATGACAGCAGCAGCACTGAGGACTTTATCCTCCTGGGCATCTCTTCCAACCCCCAGATGCAGAAACCCCTCTTTGCTGTCTTCTTCGTCCTGTACCTGGTCACCCTGGTGGGGAATGGACTCATCATCCTGGCCATCCACTCTGACTCCCGGCTCCACACCCCTATGTACTTTTTCCTCAGCAACCTGTCCTTCATGGATATCTGCTTCACAACAGTCATTGTCCCCAAAATGCTGGTGAACTTACTCTCAGAGACAAAGTCTATCTCCTATGTGGGGTGCCTGGTCCAGATGTACTTCTTCATGGCTTTTGCAAATACTGACAGCTACCTGCTGGCCTCGATGGCCATTGACCGGCTGGTAGCCATCTGCAACCCCTTCCATTATGATGTGGTCATGAGCCCACGGCGTTGCCTCCTCCTGTTGCTGGGTTCATGCACCATCTCTCACCTGCACTCCATGCTGCGTGTGCTACTCATGTCCCGCCTGTCTTTCTGTGCCTCCCATGTCATCAAGCACTTCTTTTGTGATACCCAGCCTGTGCTCAAGCTCTCCTGCTCTGACACTTCATCCAGCCAGATTGTGGTGATGACCGAGACCCTGGCTGTCATCGCCACCCCTTTCCTGTGCATTCTCTTCTCCTACCTGAGAATCATCATCACGGTGCTCAAAATCCCCTCTGCAGCTGGGAAGTGgaaggccttctccacctgtggctcccaccTCACTGTGGTGGTCTTCTTCTATGGGAGTGTCATCTATGTGTATTTTAGGCCACTGTCCATGTACTCAGTGGTGAAGGACCGGGTAGCCACAGTTATGTACACAATAGTGACACCCATGTTGAACCCTttcatctacagcctgaggaacaaaGATATGAAGAGGGGTCTGAGGAAATTAAGAGACAGAATTCACTCATAG